From the genome of Methanococcoides methylutens, one region includes:
- a CDS encoding pyridoxamine 5'-phosphate oxidase family protein: protein MTVNTPEEALLDILKGQSLAVLATEKEGRPYTNLIAFAATEDLKNILFVTPRFTRKYSNIQGSSYASIMVDNRSNTVSDFKDATVVNAMGIVKEVDKIPVFSDLYLSKQPHLEKFLKAPTSALMMMEVEKYIIATSFQNVVEMELK from the coding sequence ATGACTGTAAATACGCCTGAAGAGGCTTTACTAGATATCTTAAAAGGGCAGAGTCTTGCAGTTCTTGCTACTGAAAAAGAAGGAAGGCCGTATACAAATCTTATAGCGTTTGCTGCCACCGAAGACCTCAAAAACATACTTTTTGTAACTCCCAGGTTTACAAGAAAATATTCCAACATACAAGGTTCAAGCTATGCATCAATTATGGTGGATAACAGGTCGAATACGGTTTCGGATTTTAAGGATGCAACTGTTGTTAATGCAATGGGAATTGTAAAAGAAGTGGATAAAATTCCTGTTTTTTCTGATCTCTATCTTTCAAAACAACCACATTTAGAAAAGTTCCTTAAGGCCCCCACATCTGCATTGATGATGATGGAAGTTGAAAAATATATTATTGCAACGAGTTTCCAGAATGTTGTGGAGATGGAGTTGAAATGA
- a CDS encoding fasciclin domain-containing protein, with protein MVKILVALLLATIVLVSGCTTSEPEEEEMDIVDTAVSAGSFTTLVQAVQAAGLEDTLRGEGPFTVFAPTDEAFAALPEGTLDALLADEEALAAVLTYHVVAGEVMAADVAGLESAETVQGESVTFDTMDGVKVNDANVVQADIETSNGVIHVIDKVLLPPSMMEEEAEEEMDIVDTAIDAGSFTTLVQAVQAAGLEETLRSEGPFTVFAPTDEAFAALPEGTLDALLADEEALAGVLTYHVVAGEYMAADVVTMDSAETVQGSEITFTVTDDGVMVNDATVVITDIEASNGVIHVIDAVLIP; from the coding sequence ATGGTAAAAATATTAGTAGCTTTGCTTTTAGCAACAATAGTATTAGTGTCAGGTTGTACTACCAGTGAACCTGAGGAGGAAGAAATGGACATTGTGGACACGGCAGTGAGCGCTGGTTCATTTACTACTCTTGTACAGGCAGTACAGGCCGCCGGACTTGAGGATACATTGAGAGGAGAGGGTCCTTTCACAGTATTCGCACCAACAGATGAGGCTTTTGCAGCATTGCCTGAAGGAACTCTTGATGCATTACTTGCAGACGAAGAGGCCCTTGCAGCTGTGTTGACATATCATGTGGTTGCAGGTGAGGTCATGGCAGCAGACGTTGCAGGTCTGGAATCTGCAGAAACTGTCCAGGGTGAATCAGTTACTTTTGATACCATGGATGGTGTAAAAGTAAACGATGCAAATGTTGTTCAGGCTGATATTGAGACCAGCAACGGTGTGATCCATGTTATCGATAAGGTGCTCCTTCCACCTTCAATGATGGAGGAAGAAGCAGAGGAAGAAATGGACATCGTTGATACTGCAATAGATGCAGGTTCATTTACAACTCTGGTACAGGCTGTCCAGGCTGCCGGTCTTGAGGAGACACTGAGAAGTGAAGGTCCTTTCACAGTATTTGCACCAACAGATGAAGCATTTGCAGCATTACCTGAAGGAACTCTTGATGCATTACTTGCAGATGAAGAGGCTCTTGCAGGTGTACTGACCTACCACGTGGTTGCAGGTGAATACATGGCAGCAGATGTTGTAACAATGGATTCAGCTGAAACTGTACAGGGAAGTGAAATTACATTCACTGTAACAGACGATGGTGTAATGGTCAATGATGCAACTGTTGTGATTACAGATATTGAAGCAAGTAATGGGGTCATACACGTCATTGACGCAGTACTGATACCATAA
- a CDS encoding DUF378 domain-containing protein, with protein MVEKTALDWIAIALVVIGGLNWGLVGISQDFNLVALIFGYSIIARIVYLLVGLSALYMIYFANKQH; from the coding sequence ATGGTAGAGAAAACTGCATTAGACTGGATAGCAATAGCTCTGGTAGTTATTGGAGGTTTGAACTGGGGATTAGTCGGAATTTCACAGGACTTCAATCTTGTGGCTTTGATCTTCGGTTACAGCATAATTGCGAGAATTGTGTATCTGCTGGTTGGATTATCAGCACTCTATATGATCTATTTCGCAAACAAACAACACTGA
- a CDS encoding c-type cytochrome → MTIPIARTLISIGIILMVAGCINVYDERPDTTDRGYEWHDPGYMYPAQYDSMTDPNIITDFSSNGEMIYYTGLNENRQEIPVSGGPHWLYVHGGSCVSCHGVDGKGGVPIMMGTVIPSDITYEVLTSEEDHEDEHEEHPPYTDETISIAIREGKDPSGEELDYTMPRWDLSDEDMEDLIEYLKTL, encoded by the coding sequence TTGACAATACCAATTGCCAGAACATTGATCTCGATCGGAATAATACTAATGGTCGCAGGATGTATAAATGTTTACGATGAACGACCTGATACAACTGATCGTGGATATGAGTGGCATGATCCCGGATATATGTACCCGGCACAATATGATTCGATGACAGATCCGAACATCATTACAGATTTTTCATCGAACGGAGAAATGATCTATTATACAGGTCTTAATGAAAATAGACAGGAAATACCGGTTAGTGGTGGTCCTCATTGGTTGTATGTCCATGGTGGAAGTTGTGTAAGCTGTCATGGTGTTGATGGGAAAGGTGGAGTTCCAATAATGATGGGAACTGTAATACCTTCAGATATAACCTATGAAGTCCTGACTTCCGAAGAAGACCACGAAGATGAACATGAAGAGCATCCTCCATACACTGATGAAACGATCAGTATTGCCATAAGGGAAGGAAAGGATCCTTCTGGTGAAGAACTTGATTACACAATGCCCAGATGGGATCTTTCAGATGAAGACATGGAAGATCTGATCGAATATCTGAAAACGCTTTGA
- a CDS encoding PepSY domain-containing protein — protein sequence MRKITNMLLVGAIFLAGAGMIALTMQTDTVQAAYGSGPGSGWGGCPAYGAYSSGYSGYSGYNMANTYSGNYELTVESIEDALDIAQEQIDADVNEENIYQMGRWWVVYYTNDDGIVMRSYIDAFTGDVLDTTTQSYDYSNTGRGYGMMYSAGYGMGHGPGMGYSRMYRY from the coding sequence ATGAGAAAAATAACAAACATGCTTTTGGTAGGTGCTATATTTCTTGCCGGTGCAGGAATGATCGCACTGACGATGCAAACTGATACTGTCCAGGCTGCTTATGGTTCAGGCCCGGGGTCTGGATGGGGTGGATGCCCTGCATATGGTGCTTATAGTTCAGGCTATTCGGGCTATTCCGGATATAACATGGCAAATACCTATTCCGGTAACTATGAACTGACCGTTGAAAGCATTGAAGATGCATTAGACATAGCTCAGGAACAGATCGATGCTGATGTGAATGAGGAGAATATCTACCAGATGGGTAGATGGTGGGTTGTGTATTACACAAACGATGATGGTATTGTAATGCGTAGCTACATTGATGCATTCACTGGTGACGTTCTGGACACTACAACTCAGTCATACGATTATTCTAACACAGGACGTGGATACGGTATGATGTACAGTGCTGGATATGGTATGGGGCATGGTCCCGGAATGGGATATAGTAGAATGTATCGTTACTGA
- a CDS encoding YbgA family protein — MSNCNIPEYPYSRPRVVASKCLEFEAVRYNGSVINCPTVRALIPFVDFITVCPEVEIGLGVPRDTIRIVLVDGKKRLIQPKTETDLTESMDKFTDKFLEDLPDVDGFIFKSGSPTIGIRKIKIYSASDNGSVIEYGSGFFADKFVQKYADYPLEEDDRLRNNIIRHHFLTKLFVFSDLRNVNGSGSFEKLERFHKYNRYLFRLYDRDLAVKMDQLLENKSSLGSDKIMTEYGKLIPQVFSRSPGSKEFIDIANELLLSVASSLNEVEEQYLEQVIKKYADNRMACDALLEMLKLYVMRFSDSKEEYSRLFFPYPEELKNESEPDRDRDFWANFPISTKPD, encoded by the coding sequence ATGTCAAACTGTAATATTCCCGAGTATCCATACTCAAGACCTCGCGTGGTTGCAAGTAAATGTCTTGAGTTTGAAGCTGTGCGCTATAATGGAAGCGTTATTAATTGCCCTACTGTTCGTGCTCTAATTCCATTTGTAGATTTTATCACAGTTTGTCCGGAAGTTGAAATTGGACTTGGGGTTCCACGTGATACTATAAGGATCGTGCTTGTAGATGGCAAAAAAAGACTGATTCAGCCAAAAACAGAGACTGATCTAACAGAAAGTATGGATAAGTTCACTGACAAATTTCTGGAAGATCTGCCTGATGTTGATGGTTTCATTTTTAAATCCGGTTCACCTACGATCGGAATAAGGAAGATCAAGATATATTCGGCTTCTGATAATGGATCCGTAATTGAATATGGATCTGGCTTTTTTGCAGACAAGTTCGTTCAAAAATATGCAGACTATCCTCTTGAAGAGGACGATCGGCTTAGAAACAATATTATAAGGCATCATTTCCTTACAAAACTTTTTGTTTTTTCAGATCTTCGGAATGTGAATGGGTCGGGTTCATTTGAAAAGCTGGAGAGGTTCCATAAGTATAATCGCTATCTTTTCCGCCTGTATGATCGTGATCTGGCTGTGAAAATGGATCAGTTATTGGAAAATAAAAGCTCATTAGGATCTGATAAGATCATGACAGAATATGGTAAACTCATTCCACAGGTTTTTTCCAGATCGCCGGGATCGAAAGAATTTATAGATATTGCAAATGAGTTACTCTTAAGTGTAGCTTCTTCTCTGAATGAAGTTGAAGAGCAATACCTGGAGCAGGTAATTAAAAAATATGCGGATAATCGAATGGCATGCGATGCATTACTTGAGATGCTTAAGCTTTATGTTATGCGTTTCAGTGATTCAAAAGAGGAATATTCCAGATTGTTCTTCCCATATCCGGAAGAATTAAAGAATGAATCAGAACCTGATAGGGACAGGGATTTCTGGGCAAATTTCCCGATATCAACTAAGCCTGATTGA
- a CDS encoding ferredoxin: MADNENKVAENVPGPFYVDEGCIGCRLCTNDAPDNFRMTEDESTAFVFKQPENDSETKDCENARDSCPVDAIGNDG; the protein is encoded by the coding sequence ATGGCTGATAACGAAAATAAAGTAGCTGAAAATGTACCTGGTCCTTTCTATGTAGATGAAGGATGTATTGGATGTCGTTTATGCACAAATGATGCTCCGGATAACTTCAGGATGACTGAAGATGAATCGACTGCATTTGTCTTTAAGCAACCGGAAAATGATTCCGAGACAAAGGACTGCGAGAATGCAAGGGATTCATGCCCGGTAGATGCGATCGGTAATGATGGCTAA
- a CDS encoding helix-turn-helix transcriptional regulator, with protein MLTAGIAAANSSATVHGATYEWNTFELLENTIISVNSTPSQSVVAKYGVYSFDLNPGSYTIKAEYFQNDTLVYISEEDIVITDEGNYIIDLLLYPAYSEGLITEDDLAEIAPIEESSTDSEKTNQSSIGTYSIAFILLALMAVGAYSFLHKKKGTDHVTYQPEVIVEPEEENEEFPSDLQEVLDIIIANEGRITQKDLRSKIRYSEGKVSLMLSELEAKGYVEKFRKGRGNVIILKDRK; from the coding sequence ATGCTGACGGCAGGAATAGCAGCTGCGAACAGCTCAGCTACCGTCCATGGAGCAACATATGAGTGGAACACATTTGAACTTCTGGAGAATACCATAATATCGGTCAATTCAACCCCCTCACAATCTGTTGTGGCAAAATATGGAGTATATTCATTTGATCTTAATCCCGGCAGCTATACCATCAAGGCTGAATATTTCCAGAATGATACTCTTGTATATATTTCAGAAGAAGACATTGTCATCACAGATGAAGGCAACTACATTATTGATCTCCTGCTTTACCCTGCCTACTCCGAAGGGCTCATAACTGAAGACGATCTTGCAGAAATAGCTCCGATCGAAGAGAGCTCAACAGATTCCGAAAAGACCAACCAGTCTTCTATAGGAACCTATTCTATCGCGTTCATATTACTTGCATTGATGGCGGTTGGTGCATATTCCTTTTTACACAAGAAAAAAGGAACTGATCATGTAACGTATCAGCCGGAAGTAATCGTCGAACCGGAAGAAGAAAATGAAGAATTCCCATCCGACCTTCAGGAAGTGCTCGATATAATAATAGCAAACGAAGGAAGGATTACACAAAAAGACCTTCGAAGCAAGATCAGATACTCCGAAGGAAAAGTAAGCCTGATGTTATCGGAACTTGAGGCCAAAGGTTATGTGGAGAAGTTCAGAAAGGGACGTGGCAACGTCATTATATTAAAAGATCGAAAATGA
- a CDS encoding PEP/pyruvate-binding domain-containing protein: MSDLIIPMESISEEDKENVGGKAYSLSRLREKGFNVPKYFSVTADAYRKFLKDSGLEGQILLEIARKDFGKMRWEEMWDTSLRLKNRFLNSSIPEDLENVIRSEIKKSYEKVPVVVRSSAPGEDSANTSFAGIHESYVNVRGVDPILEHVKLVWASLWSDAAILYREELGLDIKESSMAVLVQELVEGQRSGIVFSKDPNNERHLVIESVYGLNEGLVSGDIEPDRWILDRENGAIVQHVVASNREKSVRLKEGGTFIEELSSTFSDKEPLSEDDISRIYEMAMLSEKVFDSPQDMEWTIRDDEIFLLQSRPITTLEDKEKSWYISLKRTFDNLKALRIKIGDILIPEMISDSGSMSQVDLQSLNDIELAEMIVSRRSTFEKWDSIYTKEFIPFAHGMRLFADVYNEKMKPSDPYEFMDLLSNSDLLSMRRNRKLNLLAGMIRKNDSLRKNIESGNIGGDFGKYFDEFMEVFGRSSYVEDKRQMIKLILELSSHPENEIISQKDPKELIENFLAIFDRKEKKYASELLDIGRASYKLRDDDNIYLGRIEGHYLDSIKEGKSRLSKRGIEQNITDDDVIKALKEKNYIPKAQVITRDLSHPGNVRIRQIQGQPASKGVVTGIARVIETKDDLFAVRSGEILVCDAIDPNMTFVASLVSGIIERRGGMLIHGAIIAREYGIPCVTGIPDAIDIISNGDEVTVDGYLGIIVIQRQ; this comes from the coding sequence ATGAGCGATCTTATCATCCCGATGGAAAGTATCAGCGAGGAAGATAAAGAAAATGTTGGTGGGAAAGCTTATTCTTTATCAAGGCTCAGGGAAAAAGGATTCAATGTTCCAAAATATTTTTCGGTAACAGCCGATGCATATAGAAAGTTTTTAAAAGACAGTGGACTTGAAGGTCAGATCTTACTTGAGATTGCCAGAAAAGATTTCGGCAAGATGAGGTGGGAGGAGATGTGGGACACATCCTTGCGTCTTAAAAATCGGTTTTTGAATTCATCCATTCCTGAAGACCTCGAAAATGTGATCAGGTCAGAAATTAAAAAGAGTTACGAAAAAGTGCCGGTCGTTGTAAGATCATCAGCACCGGGTGAAGATTCAGCAAATACTTCTTTTGCAGGCATCCATGAGTCTTATGTGAATGTCAGGGGCGTCGATCCAATACTTGAACATGTTAAGCTTGTCTGGGCATCTCTATGGTCAGATGCTGCAATTCTTTATCGAGAGGAGTTAGGTCTTGACATAAAGGAAAGTTCAATGGCAGTCTTAGTTCAGGAACTCGTTGAAGGCCAAAGGTCCGGAATAGTTTTTAGCAAAGATCCAAATAATGAAAGACATCTGGTCATAGAATCAGTTTATGGTCTTAATGAGGGTCTTGTTAGTGGTGATATTGAACCTGACAGGTGGATACTGGATAGAGAGAACGGTGCAATTGTCCAACATGTAGTTGCTTCCAATAGGGAGAAAAGTGTCAGGTTAAAAGAAGGTGGAACTTTTATCGAAGAGCTGTCGTCTACTTTTTCAGATAAGGAACCGCTAAGTGAGGATGATATAAGCAGGATCTATGAGATGGCAATGCTCTCAGAAAAAGTGTTTGATTCTCCTCAGGATATGGAATGGACAATTCGGGATGATGAAATATTCCTCCTGCAGTCAAGGCCAATTACAACCCTTGAAGATAAGGAAAAGAGCTGGTACATTTCTTTAAAAAGGACCTTTGATAACCTGAAAGCTCTCCGTATTAAAATAGGGGACATATTGATCCCGGAAATGATCTCTGATTCCGGATCAATGTCGCAGGTAGATCTTCAAAGCCTGAATGATATTGAACTTGCGGAGATGATCGTTTCCCGAAGAAGTACATTCGAGAAGTGGGATTCAATATACACAAAAGAATTCATTCCTTTTGCTCATGGTATGAGGTTGTTCGCAGATGTGTATAATGAAAAGATGAAGCCTTCAGATCCCTATGAGTTTATGGACCTTCTGTCAAATTCGGATCTTTTAAGCATGCGTAGGAACAGGAAGCTTAACTTACTTGCAGGAATGATCCGAAAGAACGATTCGCTGAGGAAAAATATCGAGTCTGGAAATATCGGGGGGGATTTTGGAAAGTATTTTGATGAATTCATGGAAGTTTTTGGACGATCATCTTATGTCGAGGATAAAAGACAGATGATAAAACTAATACTGGAATTATCTTCACATCCGGAGAATGAGATCATAAGTCAGAAAGATCCAAAAGAATTAATAGAGAATTTCCTTGCGATTTTCGACCGGAAAGAAAAAAAATATGCTTCGGAGTTGCTTGATATTGGTCGAGCAAGTTATAAACTCCGTGATGATGACAACATCTATCTTGGAAGAATTGAAGGACATTATCTGGATTCAATTAAGGAAGGAAAAAGCAGACTTTCAAAAAGAGGAATTGAGCAGAACATAACTGATGATGATGTCATAAAGGCGTTAAAGGAAAAAAATTACATTCCAAAAGCACAAGTCATTACCCGGGATCTTAGTCATCCAGGTAATGTCAGGATAAGGCAGATCCAGGGGCAACCAGCCAGTAAAGGTGTTGTTACAGGCATAGCAAGAGTTATAGAAACAAAGGATGATCTTTTTGCTGTAAGATCGGGTGAAATTCTGGTATGTGATGCGATCGATCCGAACATGACCTTTGTTGCGTCTCTTGTTTCCGGTATTATTGAGCGTAGAGGGGGCATGCTCATACATGGGGCGATAATCGCACGTGAGTATGGGATCCCTTGTGTAACAGGTATTCCGGATGCTATAGATATAATAAGTAACGGGGATGAAGTTACTGTTGATGGTTATCTGGGCATCATAGTTATACAAAGACAGTAA
- a CDS encoding DUF3303 domain-containing protein: MLYMEISSWEPQNRDKILEHFKEIKVPAGITIVNQWVDLTGSRYFILYECDDAEAFAAFNLPWSDVCYIESVPVMESTKFMSLMSKK; the protein is encoded by the coding sequence ATGTTATATATGGAAATTAGTTCATGGGAACCACAGAACCGTGATAAGATACTTGAGCACTTTAAAGAGATCAAGGTGCCTGCAGGAATAACTATCGTCAATCAGTGGGTCGATCTGACAGGATCCAGATATTTTATCCTGTATGAGTGTGACGATGCAGAGGCTTTTGCAGCATTCAACCTTCCATGGTCGGATGTATGCTATATTGAGAGTGTTCCTGTGATGGAATCAACCAAGTTCATGTCTCTCATGAGCAAAAAATAA
- a CDS encoding copper chaperone Copz family protein, with protein MIYQILNQASCCDCGTEEDSCCGPTNSNCCVSENIGLNKKENACPVCCTIGQPVENVTVRHLVKKELMLSVDDNSYWLCLDEDCDVAYYTETKAMFRKDDLKVPLWFKRDADPKYACYCNEITEEQVIETVVNTGIDSMKDIINAIKSKANAQCRVRNPAGKCCTKAFNEAIEKGKDIRDN; from the coding sequence ATGATTTATCAGATATTGAATCAGGCATCTTGTTGTGATTGTGGAACTGAAGAGGATAGTTGTTGTGGTCCAACGAACAGTAATTGTTGCGTGTCTGAAAATATTGGTCTGAACAAAAAAGAAAATGCTTGTCCCGTTTGTTGTACAATTGGACAGCCTGTTGAGAACGTCACGGTCAGGCATCTTGTCAAAAAAGAGCTGATGTTATCTGTTGATGATAACAGCTACTGGCTTTGTCTTGATGAGGATTGTGATGTTGCATATTATACAGAAACAAAAGCAATGTTCAGAAAAGATGATCTGAAAGTTCCTTTATGGTTCAAAAGAGATGCTGATCCAAAGTATGCATGCTACTGTAATGAGATAACAGAGGAACAGGTCATTGAAACGGTTGTTAATACTGGTATAGATAGCATGAAGGATATTATTAATGCTATCAAAAGTAAAGCAAATGCCCAGTGTCGGGTCAGGAATCCTGCAGGCAAATGCTGTACAAAGGCGTTTAATGAAGCTATAGAAAAAGGAAAAGATATCAGGGACAATTGA
- a CDS encoding FTR1 family iron permease translates to MINMFSSFMITFREGLEAFLIVGIILAYLVQTRRTELNKYVYSGTGLAIVGSLIAAVVFNLLAIQFEGRNEELFEGLVMLIAAVILTSMIIWMARENNNISSTIKEQVEGKKAYGLFALAFLSVLREGIETVLFLGAAAMNTETNAVLYGGVAGLSVSIVVAYLVFRYSSHTDLNNFFKITSIFLILFAAGLAAHGVHELQEAGVVPIIVEHVWDINHVIDERGTFGSIMKSLLGYNGNPSLIEVLTYVGYYIAVGIGLRVPGRREKVAITA, encoded by the coding sequence ATGATTAATATGTTCTCAAGCTTTATGATAACATTCAGGGAAGGGCTTGAAGCCTTTCTAATAGTGGGGATTATCCTCGCGTATCTTGTGCAGACAAGACGAACTGAACTAAACAAATACGTCTATAGTGGTACAGGACTTGCTATCGTTGGAAGCCTGATCGCTGCAGTTGTCTTCAACCTTCTTGCAATACAATTCGAAGGCCGTAATGAGGAGCTCTTTGAAGGGCTTGTGATGCTGATAGCAGCAGTTATCCTGACATCCATGATCATTTGGATGGCACGTGAGAATAACAATATCTCATCAACGATAAAGGAGCAGGTCGAAGGGAAGAAAGCCTACGGACTCTTTGCACTGGCATTCCTCTCTGTCCTGAGGGAAGGTATTGAGACCGTACTCTTCCTGGGTGCAGCAGCAATGAACACGGAAACCAATGCTGTTCTCTATGGGGGAGTTGCAGGTCTTTCTGTATCCATCGTGGTCGCATACCTGGTATTCAGATACTCTTCACACACTGACCTGAACAACTTCTTCAAGATCACCAGCATCTTCCTGATCCTCTTTGCAGCGGGACTGGCAGCACATGGTGTACACGAGCTACAGGAAGCAGGCGTGGTTCCGATCATTGTAGAACATGTATGGGATATCAATCACGTCATCGATGAGAGAGGAACCTTTGGTTCTATCATGAAATCTCTGCTCGGATACAACGGAAACCCATCGCTTATCGAAGTGCTGACCTATGTTGGATACTACATTGCGGTTGGTATCGGGCTGAGGGTACCCGGAAGACGGGAAAAGGTTGCAATAACAGCCTGA
- a CDS encoding ABC transporter ATP-binding protein: protein MIDNEAPLIDLKDVWKIYQMGEIEFAALKGVDLHINRGEFVVILGPSGSGKSTLMNQIGCLDIPTKGIVSLNGHNISSLDESELAQIRGKTIGFIFQQFNLIPTLNSLENVMLPLEFQEENINVARNRAKELLKVVGLEDKMQHSPSQLSGGQRQRVAIARSLAVNPEILLADEPTGALDSKTGDYILEFLNDLHEEQNKTIIIVTHDTELIKYAEKVIHIKDGMIEKIETKEKRLE, encoded by the coding sequence ATGATCGATAATGAAGCTCCCCTCATAGATCTGAAGGATGTATGGAAGATCTACCAGATGGGTGAAATTGAATTTGCAGCACTGAAAGGAGTTGATCTCCATATCAATAGAGGTGAATTTGTGGTCATACTCGGACCAAGTGGAAGTGGCAAAAGTACCCTGATGAACCAGATCGGTTGTCTGGACATTCCTACAAAGGGAATTGTCAGTTTAAATGGCCATAATATTTCCAGTCTTGATGAATCCGAACTGGCGCAGATCAGAGGTAAAACTATCGGATTCATTTTTCAGCAATTTAACCTGATCCCCACTCTCAATTCTCTGGAAAATGTTATGCTTCCACTGGAATTTCAGGAAGAAAACATCAATGTTGCAAGAAATCGAGCCAAAGAACTGTTGAAGGTCGTGGGGCTTGAAGACAAAATGCAACACTCACCTTCCCAGCTCTCAGGAGGACAAAGACAGAGAGTTGCTATTGCAAGATCGCTTGCAGTCAATCCTGAAATACTTCTTGCAGACGAGCCTACCGGAGCCCTGGACAGCAAGACCGGAGACTACATACTGGAATTTCTGAATGATTTGCATGAAGAACAGAATAAGACGATAATTATCGTTACCCACGACACTGAACTTATAAAATATGCTGAAAAAGTGATACACATCAAAGATGGGATGATAGAAAAGATAGAAACAAAGGAGAAGCGATTGGAATGA
- a CDS encoding ArsR/SmtB family transcription factor, which produces MGKTMQQIVSIGEAISHPLRLKLLYMLSEREWYVYELAKELNVSRQVLYLHLKRLEKAGFVESDLRLEDDDMRAKKFFKLKEFDVSLNIEDLGTFFE; this is translated from the coding sequence ATGGGAAAAACAATGCAGCAGATAGTATCTATAGGCGAGGCTATTTCACACCCTCTGAGGCTTAAGCTTCTCTATATGCTCTCAGAAAGGGAATGGTATGTGTATGAGCTTGCCAAAGAGCTGAATGTCTCCCGGCAGGTCCTCTATCTTCATTTAAAGCGTCTTGAGAAGGCTGGATTTGTAGAAAGTGATCTTCGTCTTGAAGATGACGATATGAGGGCGAAGAAATTTTTCAAGCTCAAGGAGTTCGATGTCTCACTCAATATCGAAGACCTGGGAACTTTCTTTGAATGA
- a CDS encoding DUF3303 domain-containing protein: MLYMEISTWEPENRDKILEHFKELKMPAGVTVHNQWVDLTGSRYFILYECDDAEAFAAFNLPWSDVCYIDTVPVMKSTEFISLMSKKS, translated from the coding sequence ATGCTATACATGGAAATAAGCACCTGGGAACCAGAGAATCGTGATAAGATACTTGAACACTTTAAAGAACTGAAGATGCCTGCCGGAGTAACAGTCCACAATCAATGGGTTGATCTCACAGGATCTCGGTATTTCATCTTATATGAGTGTGATGATGCAGAAGCTTTTGCAGCATTTAATCTTCCATGGTCGGATGTGTGCTACATTGACACGGTTCCTGTAATGAAATCAACCGAATTCATATCATTAATGAGCAAAAAGAGCTGA